The proteins below come from a single Miscanthus floridulus cultivar M001 chromosome 1, ASM1932011v1, whole genome shotgun sequence genomic window:
- the LOC136509149 gene encoding uncharacterized protein, translated as MLRLAFPLVSHFPRRKPAAVRPRPPPARRYASSAASAFSTHPSPLLPQLPPVSAYVHLPFCRKRCHYCDFPIVALGSSSAPSHGGGEAAEDPRIVDYVRLLLREVTATRPVSDDGVPLETVFFGGGTPSLVPPRLVATVLDALRARFGLSACPEVSIEMDPGTFDAAKLRELVGVGVNRASLGVQAFQEDLLRACGRAHGVKEVHEAVAIVTACEGLQNWSMDLISSLPNQTQEMWEESLRCTVDARPTHVSVYDLQIEQGTKFGQMYSPGVFPLPSDTESANFYKIASKRLSEAGYNHYEISSYCKPGYECKHNLTYWQNRPFYAFGLGSASYINGVRYSRPRRTKEYAEWVQKLEDGTWSHESRSSDMKDMALDVVMLSLRTAWGLDLQNFSKSFGKSLALSLCNTFKPFVESGLVIAMDMDRRALPHIDFELDLQNEDDFGSRVAFIRLSDPDGFLLSNELISLAFGIISP; from the exons ATGCTCCGGCTGGCCTTCCCGCTCGTCTCCCACTTCCCACGCAGGAAACCGGCCGCAGTCCGCCCACGCCCTCCACCTGCTCGACGATatgcctcctccgccgcctccgccttcTCCACCCATCCCTCTCCCTTGCTACCGCAGCTACCCCCGGTCTCCGCCTACgtccacctccccttctgccgcAAGCGCTGCCATTACTGCGACTTCCCCATCGTCGCCCTCGGCTCATCCTCAGCCCCCTCCCATGGCGGTGGCGAGGCCGCGGAAGACCCCAGGATCGTCGACTACGTGCGCCTCCTGCTCCGCGAGGTCACCGCCACGCGCCCGGTCTCCGACGACGGCGTGCCGCTCGAGACCGTCTTCTTCGGGGGCGGCACGCCGTCGCTCGTCCCGCCGCGCCTGGTCGCCACGGTCCTCGACGCGCTGCGGGCCAGGTTCGGCCTGTCGGCGTGCCCCGAGGTCTCCATCGAGATGGACCCCGGCACGTTCGACGCCGCCAAGCTCAGGGAGCTCGTGGGCGTCGGCGTCAACCGCGCCTCGCTCGGTGTGCAGGCGTTCCAGGAGGACCTGCTGCGGGCGTGTGGACGCGCGCACGGCGTGAAGGAGGTGCACGAGGCCGTCGCGATCGTCACGGCGTGCGAGGGGCTGCAGAACTGGAGCATGGACCTCATCTCTTCGCTGCCGAATCAGACCCAGGAGATGTGGGAGGAAAGCTTGAGGTGCACCGTGGATGCAAGGCCCACTCACGTTTCCGTGTATGATCTGCAAATTGAGCAGGGCACCAAGTTTGGGCAAAT GTATTCTCCTGGTGTCTTTCCTCTTCCGAGTGACACTGAGTCTGCAAACTTCTACAAGATTGCTTCGAAGCGGCTTTCTGAAGCAGGATATAACCACTATGAGATCAGTAGCTACTGCAAGCCTGGATACGAGTGCAAGCACAACCTAACATATTGGCAAAACCGCCCCTTCTATGCCTTTGGTCTTGGATCTGCAAGCTACATTAACGGTGTCAGGTACTCTAGGCCCAGAAGAACAAAGGAGTATGCAGAGTGGGTTCAGAAGTTAGAGGATGGAACGTGGAGCCATGAGTCTAGAAGCTCTGATATGAAGGACATGGCACTGGATGTGGTTATGCTATCACTGCGAACAGCTTGGGGGCTTGATTTGCAAAATTTCAGTAAATCCTTTGGGAAAAGCCTGGCGCTATCACTGTGTAACACATTTAAGCCTTTTGTGGAGAGTGGGCTTGTAATTGCCATGGATATGGATCGACGagccttgccacatattgattttgagttggacctgcaaaatgaagatgaTTTTGGAAGCAGAGTTGCATTCATCCGTCTCAGCGACCCAGATGGATTTTTATTGTCCAACGAGTTGATTTCACTTGCTTTTGGGATTATCTCACCTTGA
- the LOC136509156 gene encoding serine/threonine-protein kinase ATG1a-like isoform X1, producing the protein MDEEEEREEGEVGEYKLQRVVGKGSFAEVYRAAHRRTGARVAVKAIDRRRVDKRVHDGILQEREILRSIDHPNILRLLDTIDTKKMMYLVLEYCDGGDLDAFLHKHGRLPEAVAKDLMRQLAEGLKVLRGRNIVHRDLKPQNLLLSTNGDDIVLKIGDFGFARSLVHENLAATMCGSPYYMAPEIWQGKDYDAKSDLWSVGVILFQLVTGKLPFTGSNAFQLHQNILATDDLNFPSEIEADLCPDCIDLCRRLLCRDPKKRISFEEFFNHKFLATTRKCDESCHAVELRDNCQTITSPVALKIKSESIESKNSKVFDSWEWIEREYVLVPVNCTSMEMSSLNINKSTKDDTETRTASYDRSTGKGSVQNQIRDFTATATGVHSHGCAPVLISQESATVDCRRGKPPDYITRLHSLNQYVLVLTELAREKLSKGLYLEALSIELVLLAIWKEALDACSLLMDASDGENFSKSSQEHSLPKSGHSALNVVRGLDFTRPASVFSWVESGFMKAYDRAEKISHVLRKSDDNTEMPDAMDVVFQTALEYGKSGAANEVLGHQSRSTALYSKSIILLTFLVQEAPMLPLNPPLSLSPSDQQRIHRYIANLKSHLCSAQVAGQQQRSVHN; encoded by the exons atggacgaggaggaggaaaggGAGGAAGGGGAGGTGGGGGAGTACAAACTGCAGAGGGTGGTGGGGAAGGGCTCGTTCGCCGAGGTGTACCGCGCCGCGCACCGCCGCACCGGCGCGCGCGTGGCGGTCAAGGCGATCGACCGCCGCCGCGTCGACAAGCGCGTCCACGACGGCATCCTTCAGGAGAGGGAGATCCTCAGGAGCATCGACCACCCCAACATCCTCCGCCTCCTCGACACCATCGAC ACGAAGAAGATGATGTACCTGGTGCTGGAGTACTGCGACGGAGGCGACCTCGATGCGTTTCTGCACAAACACGGCCGGCTGCCGGAGGCCGTAGCCAAGGACTTGATGCGGCAGCTCG CCGAAGGACTGAAGGTGCTGAGGGGGAGGAACATCGTGCACCGGGACCTCAAACCACAG AACCTTCTCCTATCAACCAATGGTGATGACATCGTATTGAAAATTGGTGACTTTGGGTTTGCCAG GTCACTGGTGCATGAAAATTTAGCTGCCACAATGTGTGGGTCGCCATATTATATGGCACCAGAAATTTGGCAAGGGAAGGACTATGATGCAAAG TCAGACTTGTGGAGTGTTGGCGTCATTCTTTTTCAGCTAGTCACAGGGAAGCTGCCATTCACTGGGAGTAATGCTTTTCAG CTGCACCAAAATATCCTGGCTACCGATGATCTTAACTTCCCTTCAGAAATTGAAGCTGATTTATGTCCTGATTGCATTGATTTGTGCAGAAGACTCCTGTGCCGTGATCCAA AGAAGAGAATAAGTTTTGAAGAATTCTTCAATCACAAGTTTTTGGCTACAACAAG GAAATGCGACGAATCCTGTCATGCTGTAGAATTAAGGGATAACTGCCAGACAATCACCTCTCCTGTTGCCCTAAAAATAAAATCTGAAAGTATTGAATCTAAAAATTCGAAAG TTTTTGATTCATGGGAGTGGATTGAGCGAGAATATGTGCTTGTTCCGGTAAACTGTACTTCTATGGAAATGTCTTCACTAAACATCAACAAGTCCACAAAGGATGATACAGAAACAAGAACTGCCAGCTATGATAGGTCTACTGGCAAAGGGTCTGTTCAGAATCAAATCAGAGACTTTACTGCCACAGCTACTGGTGTACATAGCCACGGATGTGCTCCTGTGCTCATTTCCCAGGAGTCAGCCACTGTGGATTGTAGACGAGGGAAGCCACCTGATTATATTACAAGGCTTCATTCTCTGAATCAATATGTTCTTGTTCTTACGGAACTTGCTCGGGAAAAG CTTTCTAAAGGCCTGTACCTGGAGGCGTTATCAATTGAACTTGTATTATTAGCTATCTGGAAAGAGGCACTTGATGCATGTAGCTTACTTATGGATGCATCAGATGGTGAAAATTTCTCTAAATCTTCTCAAGAACATTCCCTTCCTAAGAGTGGCCACTCAGCTCTGAATGTAGTGCGAGGGTTGGATTTCACTAGGCCGGCTTCTGTTTTTTCCTGGGTTGAAAGTGGGTTCATGAAGGCATATGATCGCGCAGAGAAGATATCGCATGTATTGAGGAAGAGTGATG ATAACACCGAGATGCCAGATGCAATGGATGTCGTATTCCAAACTGCTTTGGAATATGGAAAGAGTGGAGCT GCAAATGAAGTTCTGGGACACCAAAGCAGATCCACAGCGCTATACTCAAAGTCTATCATCTTGCTCACATTTTTAGTGCAGGAAGCACCTATGTTGCCACTAAATCCACCGCTGTCCCTTTCGCCGTCGGATCAGCAACGCATCCATAGGTACATAGCTAATTTGAAGAGCCATCTCTGCAGTGCTCAGGTTGCAGGGCAACAACAGAGATCAGTTCATAACTGA
- the LOC136509156 gene encoding serine/threonine-protein kinase ATG1a-like isoform X2, giving the protein MDEEEEREEGEVGEYKLQRVVGKGSFAEVYRAAHRRTGARVAVKAIDRRRVDKRVHDGILQEREILRSIDHPNILRLLDTIDTKKMMYLVLEYCDGGDLDAFLHKHGRLPEAVAKDLMRQLAEGLKVLRGRNIVHRDLKPQNLLLSTNGDDIVLKIGDFGFARSLVHENLAATMCGSPYYMAPEIWQGKDYDAKSDLWSVGVILFQLVTGKLPFTGSNAFQLHQNILATDDLNFPSEIEADLCPDCIDLCRRLLCRDPKKRISFEEFFNHKFLATTRKCDESCHAVELRDNCQTITSPVALKIKSEIFDSWEWIEREYVLVPVNCTSMEMSSLNINKSTKDDTETRTASYDRSTGKGSVQNQIRDFTATATGVHSHGCAPVLISQESATVDCRRGKPPDYITRLHSLNQYVLVLTELAREKLSKGLYLEALSIELVLLAIWKEALDACSLLMDASDGENFSKSSQEHSLPKSGHSALNVVRGLDFTRPASVFSWVESGFMKAYDRAEKISHVLRKSDDNTEMPDAMDVVFQTALEYGKSGAANEVLGHQSRSTALYSKSIILLTFLVQEAPMLPLNPPLSLSPSDQQRIHRYIANLKSHLCSAQVAGQQQRSVHN; this is encoded by the exons atggacgaggaggaggaaaggGAGGAAGGGGAGGTGGGGGAGTACAAACTGCAGAGGGTGGTGGGGAAGGGCTCGTTCGCCGAGGTGTACCGCGCCGCGCACCGCCGCACCGGCGCGCGCGTGGCGGTCAAGGCGATCGACCGCCGCCGCGTCGACAAGCGCGTCCACGACGGCATCCTTCAGGAGAGGGAGATCCTCAGGAGCATCGACCACCCCAACATCCTCCGCCTCCTCGACACCATCGAC ACGAAGAAGATGATGTACCTGGTGCTGGAGTACTGCGACGGAGGCGACCTCGATGCGTTTCTGCACAAACACGGCCGGCTGCCGGAGGCCGTAGCCAAGGACTTGATGCGGCAGCTCG CCGAAGGACTGAAGGTGCTGAGGGGGAGGAACATCGTGCACCGGGACCTCAAACCACAG AACCTTCTCCTATCAACCAATGGTGATGACATCGTATTGAAAATTGGTGACTTTGGGTTTGCCAG GTCACTGGTGCATGAAAATTTAGCTGCCACAATGTGTGGGTCGCCATATTATATGGCACCAGAAATTTGGCAAGGGAAGGACTATGATGCAAAG TCAGACTTGTGGAGTGTTGGCGTCATTCTTTTTCAGCTAGTCACAGGGAAGCTGCCATTCACTGGGAGTAATGCTTTTCAG CTGCACCAAAATATCCTGGCTACCGATGATCTTAACTTCCCTTCAGAAATTGAAGCTGATTTATGTCCTGATTGCATTGATTTGTGCAGAAGACTCCTGTGCCGTGATCCAA AGAAGAGAATAAGTTTTGAAGAATTCTTCAATCACAAGTTTTTGGCTACAACAAG GAAATGCGACGAATCCTGTCATGCTGTAGAATTAAGGGATAACTGCCAGACAATCACCTCTCCTGTTGCCCTAAAAATAAAATCTGAAA TTTTTGATTCATGGGAGTGGATTGAGCGAGAATATGTGCTTGTTCCGGTAAACTGTACTTCTATGGAAATGTCTTCACTAAACATCAACAAGTCCACAAAGGATGATACAGAAACAAGAACTGCCAGCTATGATAGGTCTACTGGCAAAGGGTCTGTTCAGAATCAAATCAGAGACTTTACTGCCACAGCTACTGGTGTACATAGCCACGGATGTGCTCCTGTGCTCATTTCCCAGGAGTCAGCCACTGTGGATTGTAGACGAGGGAAGCCACCTGATTATATTACAAGGCTTCATTCTCTGAATCAATATGTTCTTGTTCTTACGGAACTTGCTCGGGAAAAG CTTTCTAAAGGCCTGTACCTGGAGGCGTTATCAATTGAACTTGTATTATTAGCTATCTGGAAAGAGGCACTTGATGCATGTAGCTTACTTATGGATGCATCAGATGGTGAAAATTTCTCTAAATCTTCTCAAGAACATTCCCTTCCTAAGAGTGGCCACTCAGCTCTGAATGTAGTGCGAGGGTTGGATTTCACTAGGCCGGCTTCTGTTTTTTCCTGGGTTGAAAGTGGGTTCATGAAGGCATATGATCGCGCAGAGAAGATATCGCATGTATTGAGGAAGAGTGATG ATAACACCGAGATGCCAGATGCAATGGATGTCGTATTCCAAACTGCTTTGGAATATGGAAAGAGTGGAGCT GCAAATGAAGTTCTGGGACACCAAAGCAGATCCACAGCGCTATACTCAAAGTCTATCATCTTGCTCACATTTTTAGTGCAGGAAGCACCTATGTTGCCACTAAATCCACCGCTGTCCCTTTCGCCGTCGGATCAGCAACGCATCCATAGGTACATAGCTAATTTGAAGAGCCATCTCTGCAGTGCTCAGGTTGCAGGGCAACAACAGAGATCAGTTCATAACTGA
- the LOC136470068 gene encoding uncharacterized protein codes for MAIPNYTYLKLKMLGLNDVITICSTFLHAYMCDHEHFELATVVVNSSELSQLGELSTPAVPDCNKPISLTTFHPLKETKAVGIDPTDSTKTVRIGTQLPTK; via the coding sequence atggcaattcctaactacacctaccttaagctgaagatgctaggactgAACGACGTCATCACCATATGTAGCACATTTTTACACGCCTAcatgtgcgaccacgagcattttgagctcgccactgtcgtcgtcaactcatccgagctctcTCAGCTTGGAGAGttgtcgaccccagcagtcccagactgcaacaagccaatCTCCTTGACTACCTTCCACCCACTCAAGGAGACCaaggcagtggggatcgaccccactgattcaaccaagacggtgcggatcgggacccagctcccgaccaaatag